CCGTCAACATGATGATCGGAATGCCGGATTCGGCCCGGATCTCCTTGCAGATGTCCAGCCCGGAGGTCCCGGGCAGCATGAGGTCGAGCAGCACCAGGTCGGGATGCAGGTCGCGGAAGGCGTCGACGGCCCGCGAACCGTCGCGCACCACGGACGGTTCGAACCCCTCACCACGCAGCACGATGGTCAACATCTCGGCCAGGGCGGGGTCGTCGTCGACCACGAGCACGCGAGCTCTCATGGTCTCCATGGTGACATCCCGGGCGCTGGTCCCCCGTGAGCCCATCACGCGCGCCGGTGGTGACCGGTTCCGCCGGTCGGACGAGCTGCCACCATGGGGTGGTGACCCAGCCCCCGTTCCTTCCGTCCGGCGGCGGGTTCCCGTCGGGCCCCCCGGGTTCCGGACGGGGACCCACCGCACTCCCGTCCCCGGGCCCGATCCCGCTGCGACCGCTGACCGTCGGCGAGATCCTCGTCCAAGCCGTGCAGGTGGTGCGACGGCACCTCGCGCCCCTGGCCCTGCTGTCGGGCGGGTTCGGGGCGTTGTCGGCGGCCGCCCTGCTGGGCGTGCTGGCCGGGACGGATCAACTCGGCGTGTACGCGTCGGCCACCTGGCTGCAGGACGTCGTCGACGGCCGCAGTACCACCCCGCCGCTGTCCATCCTGCTCGCTTCGATGGTGTCCCTGCTGATCGGCGCCATCGGCACCGTCCTCGTCAGCGGGGTCGCCGCCGCGTGCGCCGGGGCGGACGCGATGGGTCGCACCGACCGGGCCGCGGCCGCCGGGCGGCTGGCCGGCCGGTGGTCGGCGCTGGGCGTCGTGGCCGTGATCGTCGGCTCCGCCGTCGCGGTCGGGCTCGTCGTGCTGATCGTTCCGGGGGTGCTCGCCTATCTCGCGCTGGGCTTCGCCGGCGCCGTGGTGGTGATGGAACGGGCGACGCCGGGCGTGGCGCTACGCCGCTCGCTGGTCGTGGTGCGGGGCCACCGGGGCCGTCTGCTGGGTGCGACCGCGGCAGCGCTGTTGGCCGGTGTGGTGATCGACACGGTGGTGTCCATGCTGGTCTTGTCGATCTTCGGCATCACCGACGGGACGACCTCGATCGTCGTCCAGCAGGGTGTCGGGGTGCTGGTCGGTGCCGTCACCGGAGCCTGGTTCGCCGCCGTGGTCGCGCTGGCCTACATCGACGCGCGGGTGCGATCGGAGGGCCTCGGTGAGGCCCTGCGCCGCGCGGCGACCACTGGTTCCTGACTCAGGGCGTCAGCGCCTCGGGCAGCTCCGCTTCGTCGCCGGTCAGGACGGTCCACGGACAGAGGTAGGACTGGTCGGCCAGTCGCCGGTACATGCGGTCGACCCGGGCCTGTAGTCCCCCGTCGCTCTCGAAGGAGTCGAGCGCCCGGTCGTCGGCCTGGACGGAACGCCGCCGCGCACGGTCGGCGGCCACGGTGACGGGCGGGGCCAGCAGGATCTGGTGGGTCGGGACGGGCACGCCGAACCGGTCGATCTCCAGTTCGCGGACCCAGTCGGGGAAATCGGACGGGACGTCGGGGGCCCCCTGCCGCGCGGCGCCGTAGGCGGCGTTGGAGCTGACGTAGCGGTCCAGCAGCACCAGGTCGGCCTCCGCCAGTGCGCCGCGGATCTCGTCCGCGGCCGCGCGCCGGTCGAGGGCGAACAGCACCGCGGGGCCGTAGACCGAGTCGGCGAGGTCACCGAGGCGGCCGTACAGGGCGTCCCGGACGAGGTCGGCGTGCACGTCGACGCCGTACCGCGGGAACCCGAGGGTGACGATGCGGGCGCCGGCCTGTGACCACCGGTCGGCCACCCGCCGCGTCAGGGTCTGCTTTCCCGAACCGTCGATGCCTTCGATCGCGATGAGTCTGCCCACGGCAGAGCACCCTACGGTTCGCGGCTCCGGCGTCAGTTCCTCGACAAGGTGGTCGTCGGTGTCGGCGCGTGGCCGACCCGTCACATTCCGGTATACCTACTCGTCAGAGCTCCGCCGTCGCGCATCGTCGGATCGGTCCCCGGAGGCAGTGATGAGCACGCATGACGACCATCAGGCCGGGTCGACCATCCCGCCGGCCGGCACTGCCCGGGTCGCCGCCCATCTCGGCGTCGACGACCACTCGTTCCTGGGGCAGCCCAGACAGCTCGCCACCCTGTTCACCGTCGAGGCGTTCGAACGTTTCTCCTTCTACGGGATGCAGGGCCTGCTGCTCTTCTACCTGTACTACGCCACCGCGGACGGGGGCCTCGGGCTCGACAAGGGGCAGGCCACCAGCATCGTGGGCGCCTACGGCGGGCTGGTCTACCTGTCCACGATCCTGGGGGCGTGGCTGGCCGACCGGATCCTGGGGGCCGAACGGACCCTCTTCTGCGCCGCGGTCCTCGTCATGGCCGGGCACATCTCGCTGGCCGTCCTGCCCGACCTCCTGGGCGTCGGCGTCGGTCTGGTGCTCATCGCCTTCGGCAGCGGCGGCGTGAAGGCCAACGCGACATCCCTGGTCGGCACCCTGTACGACGAGCAGGATCTAAGGCGGGATGCCGGCTTCTCGATCTACTACTTCGGCATCAACCTGGGCGCCTTCGCCGGTCCGTTGCTGACCGGTCTGCTCTGGGGCTGGCAGGGATTCCACTGGGGCTTCGGGCTGGCCGCGGTCGGCATGGCGGTGGGCCTGACCGTCTACGCACGGGGCCGCAAGAACCTCCCGGACGACGGCGACGTCGTGCCGAATCCGTTGCCGCCGGCCGGGCGCCGACGGATGGCGCTGATCGGCGCCGGCGTCGTGGTCCTGGTGGCCGCGCTCGCGCTGTCCGGCGTCCTCGCCGTCGATCGACTGGCCGCCGGCGTGGTCACCGTCGTGGTCGTGGCGTCGATCGCCTACTTCGTGGTGATCATCAGGTCGAAGGGGGTGACCCCGGTGGAGCGGCGTCGGGTCATCGCATTCATCCCGCTCTTCGTGGTGCTGGCGGTCTTCTGGTCGCTCTATCAGCAGCAGTTCACGGTGGTGGCCGAGTACGCCGACAAGCAGCTCAACCGCGACGTGTTCGGCTGGGAGATGCCGCCGAGCTGGGTGAACTCGATCAACCCGGTGTTCGTGATGATCCTGTCGCTGGTCTTCGCGGCCGTCTGGACCAAGCTCGGCGACCGGGCCCCGTCGACCCCGATCAAGTTCGCGGCGGCCGTCGCCGTGATGGGTGTGGCGTTCCTGCTCTTCATCCCGATGGCCAGCTCGGTCCCGAACAGCGCGCCGCTGTGGGGTCTGGTCGGGGTGCTCTTCGTCTTCACCGTCGCCGAGCTGCTGATCTCGCCGGTCAGTCTGTCCCTGGCGACGAAACTGGCACCCCAGCGGTTCACGACCCAGATGGTCGGTCTGCTGTTCCTGGCCAGTGCCCTGGGCACGGCGATGGCGGGGGTCCTGGCCCGCTACTACAGCGACCAGGTGCAGGTCACCTACTTCAGCACGCTCGGCGGCGTCGCCATCGCCGTCGGGGTCGGGCTCGCCCTGTTCGCCCGGCCGATCAGCCGGCTCATGGGCGGGGTGAAGTAGCCCGGCCCGGTGTCGGTGTCGGTGCTCTCGTGTTGGATAGCGGCATGGCAGATACCAATCAGTCCAAGCCCGTCGTCGAGTTCCCCGGCGGCGATGCCCCGAGCGAGCTGCAGATCACCGACCTGGTGGTCGGCGACGGCGCCGAGGCCGTGCCCGGCGGCAAGGTCGAGGTGCATTACGTCGGCGTCGAGTTCGACTCCGGCGAGGAGTTCGACTCCTCCTGGAACCGCGGGGAATCGATCGAGTTTCCGCTGCGCGGCCTGATCAAGGGCTGGCAGGACGGCATCCCGGGGATGAAGGTCGGCGGCCGTCGCCAGCTGGTCATCCCGCCGCACCTGGCCTACGGCCCGGCCGGCAGCGGTCACCGGCTCGGCGGGAAGACCCTCGTCTTCGTCATCGACCTGCTCGACGCGTCCTGATCCTGTCGTTTCCCGGCCGCTCGGCCACTGTTTTGTCGTCCCGTGAGAGAGCGGTGGCCGAGCGATCCACCTCCCCCTACCTTCCAGTCATCACGATCGTTCGTCCACGCATCCCACTTCCATGCGCCGCACGGGTGACCGGGCGCAGGCAGCCGCTGTTGTCTGACCACGGAACACAGGAGTCAACGATGACCGCCCCCGACACCCCCACCACCGGTTCCCAGCCGGCCGTCGAACTCGTCGTCCGCACGATCGCGCAGACCGCGATCGACAACGAGACCTATTTCGGTGAACTGGATGCCGTCGTCGGTGACGGCGACTTCGGCTATTCGCTGGCCCGCGGGTTCGAAAAGGTCCTCGAGCAATGGGACGAGATCGACCGCAAGGACCCGGGCACCTTCCTGAAGAAGACCGGCATGATCGTCAGCTCGCGCATCGGCGGC
This window of the Nakamurella flava genome carries:
- a CDS encoding dTMP kinase, coding for MGRLIAIEGIDGSGKQTLTRRVADRWSQAGARIVTLGFPRYGVDVHADLVRDALYGRLGDLADSVYGPAVLFALDRRAAADEIRGALAEADLVLLDRYVSSNAAYGAARQGAPDVPSDFPDWVRELEIDRFGVPVPTHQILLAPPVTVAADRARRRSVQADDRALDSFESDGGLQARVDRMYRRLADQSYLCPWTVLTGDEAELPEALTP
- a CDS encoding peptide MFS transporter, with the protein product MSTHDDHQAGSTIPPAGTARVAAHLGVDDHSFLGQPRQLATLFTVEAFERFSFYGMQGLLLFYLYYATADGGLGLDKGQATSIVGAYGGLVYLSTILGAWLADRILGAERTLFCAAVLVMAGHISLAVLPDLLGVGVGLVLIAFGSGGVKANATSLVGTLYDEQDLRRDAGFSIYYFGINLGAFAGPLLTGLLWGWQGFHWGFGLAAVGMAVGLTVYARGRKNLPDDGDVVPNPLPPAGRRRMALIGAGVVVLVAALALSGVLAVDRLAAGVVTVVVVASIAYFVVIIRSKGVTPVERRRVIAFIPLFVVLAVFWSLYQQQFTVVAEYADKQLNRDVFGWEMPPSWVNSINPVFVMILSLVFAAVWTKLGDRAPSTPIKFAAAVAVMGVAFLLFIPMASSVPNSAPLWGLVGVLFVFTVAELLISPVSLSLATKLAPQRFTTQMVGLLFLASALGTAMAGVLARYYSDQVQVTYFSTLGGVAIAVGVGLALFARPISRLMGGVK
- a CDS encoding FKBP-type peptidyl-prolyl cis-trans isomerase, with translation MADTNQSKPVVEFPGGDAPSELQITDLVVGDGAEAVPGGKVEVHYVGVEFDSGEEFDSSWNRGESIEFPLRGLIKGWQDGIPGMKVGGRRQLVIPPHLAYGPAGSGHRLGGKTLVFVIDLLDAS